Genomic window (Candidatus Nitrosocosmicus franklandus):
GACCATAAACCTACAGCTCCTGCTACAAACGGCATTGATGCAGAATAGTACGGAGTAGATGTTCCATAGTCAGGTTGAATACCTCCAATGATTTGAGGGGTAACTTCTGTCAAGTTATGAACTGAAGGAGTTGCAATATCTAACCAATTTGGAGCTGATATTCCAAGTTGATCTATTAATTGTGAGAGGGTGGCATTATCGATCCTCGACTGACTTAGGAAGCCAATTTCTACAGGACTGGTCGCTGAATAAGTCAATACACCAGAATAGATCTTACCATCATCCCTATGTGTTAAAATGGGTGCTACTTGGGCAGTTTCATTTTCATATCCAAAAGACGACATTATCCCTTGTCTATAGATTATTTCTTCTGATTCATTTTCGATATTCTGGGCTGCATTATTATCTGCAATGTCTAGAGGAACACTCTGAGCAAACACTGTCCAATCTAGTGTTTTTGAGAAAGTGATCCTCTCACTGTAGTCATTGTTTGTAATTAACGAGGCAGAAGCCAAAGTTAACCCTAGCGCCAAAGCAAAAAAAACAAAGTATTTAGTAATGAATTTCTTGTGGCAATCATTTTGCGTTATTTGATAATAATGGTAAGTAATTAAGTTTTATCCATTGTCGATTCGAGATTCCTTAACAAGTAAAGATGATGTTGAATTGTAATTGTAATACTAGAAAGAGCTTTGCTATATCATAATTGATTCAAGGATAACCAAAAAATAATATATATTACATTTTCACATTTTAGTTTTATGATATTATTTAACACATGAAAACAATACAAAATTGTAAATATCACTTTTAGCTTAATAATGTCAGGTGATGATGTGAGATGGATTCGTCCAGAACACAGAGTCATACGAGAAAACCATTCTCCATGAAATACGCCTCCTAGGACCATATGGAAATCACAAATCCTCCTCATGGCTTCTGTTGAGACCAAGAAGGTATTCAGCTATTATGCCCTGTTTGATCTGTTTCTATACTAGACCTTCTTGGATCTCTTTTAAGATACTGTCACAAAGGTTGAGGTATATTTGAAATTATTACTAGTACTTTGTATAATGTAACGTAATGTAATTATTCATTCTACTTATTTTAAGAGGATGTTCTTTGAGTATAACATCCAATAATAACGATTGACTGACTATATTGACGAACGCAATATCTTGTTTAACATAAAATAGTATATATGAACATAGTTATCCGTTAAAGAGCAATTAAAATCTTATAAATAACAATAACCATGAGTTAACGCAATGTTAAAAAAACTCCAATCTAGGGCATCAACTTTGTCCTCCACAATACTCTTATTAAGCTCGTTTATGGCTGTCTTGTTCTTTCTAACGATACCCGTTATGGATGTTTTCTCACAAACAAATGACTCTATGATACAAAACGATGTGCTTCTTAGTTCCGATGTTAATGGATTTCAGCAGTCAAATGGTCCAAACACCGAACTACTAGATAATTTGGGACTTTCTACAACCTACCAATCGGTAGAACGAGAGATATCTCAAGTCATGAACCTTGCACATCAATCGATGAATTTAACGAATTCCTTTGGAACCTTTCCTTTGGCGAATATAACTGCAGATATGCAGCAACAATATCAAGGAATTGCTAGTGATCAAGATACAGAAAGAAGAAACGAAGCAAAAACCCTTCTTGCAACAAATCCCTACTTGTCGTTCATAGGGATGACGCTTCCAAATGGAGATACTTATTTTAGTGAACCGTTCTTTCCTTCTCAGACAAATAGTTCCAAACATAACTATGGATATAGAGAACACATAAACGGTGCGATGGAGTCGAAAAGTCCATATTTAAGTAACGTCATCACTGCTGCATCGACTGGGAAACCTCTTGTTGTTTTGGCTAGCCCAATTTATTCAGGAAAACAGGCAAACGATACTCTTATAGGGGTATTAGCACTTGGGTTGAATCTAAGTCAATTTGATGAATTGTTAAAAGCAGAGTCTGTTGGCAAGAATGATACTAGACTACTTCTGCTAGATAATAACGGCACTAAAATAGCTGATTCGCAATCTAATAATACCAGTAAATTAGAATCCTTCAAGGACTTGCAAAGTTTTGAAAATGCTAAAAACGGAGAAGTAGGTTCTGTCGTGGAAAGCATTGATGGAAAAAATGTGACAATTTCTTATACACCACTTAGCTTTGCTCAATCAAAATGGATACTGCTATCAATGACTCCTAAAGAATAATAACATCTGAATTCTCTAAATTTCTATTTTTATTTTTGGCTTTTTGGTTTATCTTTTCGAAATACATAATACGATGACAGGGAGTATTTGTTTTTGAATTTAAAAGATACTGCTATACTTACAAGTGACGAATCATGATGAGCAAAAAAAATCATTAAAAAGAATTCATCATTTTAGTATCTCCAAATTCGTCATAGAATGTCTGTGTAGGTGTGCATGGTCATAACATAAATACTCCGAACAAACACTACATTTGCAGATTACTTTGTTAGAACATGGCTCTGTCATGCATCTTAACGATTCTCTTTCTTTCACGCTTGTCGAAATACTCGGATTCTTGCTTCCAGTTGTATATCTATCAACAAGTGTGCTAGATGACGATGTCTTTGACATGCC
Coding sequences:
- a CDS encoding cache domain-containing protein translates to MLKKLQSRASTLSSTILLLSSFMAVLFFLTIPVMDVFSQTNDSMIQNDVLLSSDVNGFQQSNGPNTELLDNLGLSTTYQSVEREISQVMNLAHQSMNLTNSFGTFPLANITADMQQQYQGIASDQDTERRNEAKTLLATNPYLSFIGMTLPNGDTYFSEPFFPSQTNSSKHNYGYREHINGAMESKSPYLSNVITAASTGKPLVVLASPIYSGKQANDTLIGVLALGLNLSQFDELLKAESVGKNDTRLLLLDNNGTKIADSQSNNTSKLESFKDLQSFENAKNGEVGSVVESIDGKNVTISYTPLSFAQSKWILLSMTPKE